In one Apteryx mantelli isolate bAptMan1 chromosome 9, bAptMan1.hap1, whole genome shotgun sequence genomic region, the following are encoded:
- the GHSR gene encoding growth hormone secretagogue receptor type 1, with translation MREGSAGGRGAENRTGPEPPLHLFPVPVLTGITVACVLLFVIGIVGNLMTMLVVSRFRDMRTTTNFYLSSMAFSDLLIFLCMPLDLFRLWQYRPWNLGNLLCKLFQFVSESCTYSTILNITALSVERYVAICFPLRAKVIITKGKVKLVILFLWAVSFVSAGPIFVLVGVEHENGTNPLSTNECRATEYAIRSGLLTIMVWTSSIFFFLPVFCLTVLYSLIGRKLWRRKRKNIGPNTAIRDQNNKQTVKMLVVVVFAFILCWLPFHVGRYLFSKSFEAGSLEIAVISQYCNLVSFVLFYLSAAINPILYNIMSRKYRVAACRLFGLKPLPKKRLSSTKQESSRAWTEPSVIT, from the exons ATGCGGGAGGggagcgcgggcggccgcggcgccgagaACCGCACGGGCCCCGAGCCCCCGCTGCACCTCTTCCCCGTGCCCGTCCTCACCGGCATCACCGTGGCCTGCGTCCTCCTCTTCGTCATCGGGATCGTCGGCAACCTCATGACCATGCTGGTGGTGTCGCGGTTCCGGGACATGCGGACCACCACCAACTTCTACCTGTCCAGCATGGCCTTCTCCGACCTGCTCATCTTCCTCTGCATGCCCCTGGACCTCTTCCGCCTCTGGCAGTACCGGCCCTGGAACTTGGGGAACCTCCTCTGCAAGCTCTTCCAGTTCGTCAGCGAGAGCTGCACCTACTCCACCATCCTCAACATCACCGCCCTCAGCGTGGAGCGGTACGTCGCCATCTGCTTCCCCCTCCGAGCTAAGGTGATCATCACCAAAGGGAAGGTCAAGCTGGTCATCCTCTTCCTCTGGGCTGTCTCCTTCGTTAGCGCCGGACCCATCTTCGTCTTGGTCGGGGTTGAGCACGAGAACGGCACCAACCCGCTGAGCACCAACGAGTGCCGAGCCACGGAGTATGCCATCCGGTCGGGGCTTCTCACCATCATGGTCTGGACCTCCAGCATCTTCTTTTTCCTGCCCGTGTTTTGCCTGACTGTGCTGTACAGCCTGATCGGGAGGAAGCTCTGgcggagaaaaaggaagaacatcGGTCCAAACACTGCCATCAGGGATCAGAACAACAAGCAAACTGTGAAGATGTTAG tTGTGGTGGTATTTGCTTTCATACTCTGCTGGTTGCCTTTTCACGTAGGACGGTACTTATTTTCCAAGTCCTTCGAAGCGGGGTCCTTGGAGATAGCAGTGATCAGCCAGTACTGCAACCTGGTGTCCTTCGTGCTCTTCTACCTTAGCGCAGCCATCAACCCCATCCTCTACAACATCATGTCCAGGAAGTACCGCGTCGCCGCTTGCCGCCTCTTCGGGCTGAAGCCGCTTCCCAAGAAAAGACTCTCCAGCACGAAGCAGGAAAGTTCCCGCGCCTGGACAGAGCCGAGCGTCATCACATGA